From the genome of Candidatus Sulfotelmatobacter sp.:
CGCGTGCAGCCCGACGTCGTGGACCGCGACGACGTTGGGGTGGACGACCCGCGCCTCGGTCAGCGCCTCGCGGCGAAACCGCTCGTGGAGCACGCCGCCCTCGTCGCGCCCGCGGTGCAGCAGCTTGATCGCGACGGCGCGCTCGAGGACCGAGTCCCAGGCGACGAATACCGTCGCCATGCCGCCGTGCCCGGCGACATGGTCGAGCCGGTACCGCCCGCCAAGCAACTCCTCCATTGCGCCCGGTGTACCCGTTCCGAGCGCGGGGGGATCAAACTTGCATTTGCGAGATCGTGTTGTAGGCCGTGATCAGCTTCGAGCGGACGGAGAGCAGGTAGTTGGCGGCGAGGTTCGCCTCCTCGACCTTGCTGACGACCCCCTGGAGGTCGTTGGTCTTGCCGGTCGCGAGGTCGCGGGAGGCCGCATCGGACGTGTTGAGCTTGTCGTTGACGTCCGAGATCATCTTGCTCAGCGTGTCCTTGAACGACGCGCCGTCGCTGCTGCCGGTCGCGGCCGGGCCGCCCGGGATCGCGCTGACGTTCGGCGTCTCGTCGACCTTCGACGTCGTGCCCATGTCGGGGGCGAAGGTCCCCGGGATCACCTTGGAGATCGCGCTCGCGTAGTCCATCAGGATTTCAACAGTCCCAGCGTGGCGTTGCCTTGCGTGCGCGCTTCTTGAATCGCGGTGACGTTCGCCTCGTACGCGCGCGAAGCGGCCATCATGTCGACCATCTCCTTGACCACCTCGACGTTCGGGTAGTGCACGTACCCTTGGCCGTCGGCGTCGGGATTGCCGGGATCGTAGACCAGCCGGTCGGGCGACTGGTCCGGAACGATCTGCGTGACCTCGACGCCGGCCTGCGCGCTCGAGGAATCGTCGCTCATCACCGAGTCCGGCGTGCCCATCGCGCCGAAGCTGCTGAAGCCGTCGCTGCTGGTCATCGCGTTGTCGCGCGACGTCGACTCGGGCTTCTGCGCGAACACGACCAGTTGCCGCTTGAACGCGCCGCCCTCGGGCGTGCGGGTCGTGTTGGCGTTCGCGATGTTGTTCGCGATAGTGTCCATCGCGAGCCGCTCGGCGGACAGCGCGCTGGCGCTGACCTCGATCGAGTCGTACATTCCCACGCTAGGCCTGTTCCTCGATGGCTTGACGAACGCGCGTGTACTGCACTTGCAGCAGCTGGCTGATCGTCTGCTGATAGGACGAGTTGAGCGAGAGCTTCGCCATCTCCTGATCGATGTCGACGTTCGAGCCGTCGACCCGCATCTGCGTCGAGTGGTCGACGGTCGTGGTGATCTGGAACGGCTGCGGGTCTTGCGAGGGGCCCGTCGAGATCATCTGCGGGTCGGTCGTGACCAGCTGCAGCTCGTCGGGATCCGCGTCGTCGCCCGGCTCCATCGCCGCCAGCGCCTCTTTGAACGAGACGTCGGAGCGCTGGAAGTTCGGCGTGTTGACGTTCGCGATGTTGTTCGCGATGACGGTATGCGTCTGGCCTGCCCCGCGCACTGCGTCTTTGAGCATGTCGACGGTCGGGCTGAAAGAGATGCTGTCGCCCATCACCTTGACCTTCGGCACACTGTCCCTCCCACCTTAGTGGCTTCTGCCTGCGGGCCGAAGCCGTCGCGGTCCTCGCTGCGCTGCGGTCCGCCCGCGCGGGGTCACAAGCGGGAGAGCGGGCGGATTCTCGGGGCGAGGGCGTAGTTGAGCTGCAGCAAGTAGATGAAGGTGATGCTCCAGGCCGTGCCCGGCACGCACAGGGCGGCGCCGACCGCGTAGAGCGCTTGGGCCAGCACGATCCGCCGACGAACGGCCTGGCGGACGCTCGGCTCGACCTCGTCTTTGACCAAACCGGCATGTTCGGTGTAGGTCCAGGCGGCCAGCAGCACCAGGCCGAGCAGCAAGATGACCAGCCAGTAGGTAATCAAGGCCGTGCGGTAGCCGATGAACGTCCCCAGCAGCGCGGTCGAGAACGGGACCGCGGTCACCGCCAGCAAGAACGCGAGGTGGATCCAGGTCAGGCGCTGGTCGGTCCGCTCGAGCAGGTTGAGCTGCGCTTGCTGGCCGACCCAGAAGATCCCCAAGGTCAAGAAGCTCAGCACCACGGTGACGGCACGCGGACCCAGCGCGGCCAACGCGCCCAACAGGTCGCCCTCGCTGTGGACGTGCTCGACGGGCGGAACGCGCAGGTCGAGCACCAGCAGCGTCATGGCGAAGGCGAACACGCCGTCGCTGAGCGCGGCGAGACGGTCGACGTTCTTGCCGGCGACGCGAAGGTACTCGGCCCCCATCAGCGCCCGAACTGCGCCGCGTGCAGGGTCGCGTAGCGGCCGCCGGCCGCCAGCAGGCTCTCGTGCGTCCCGGTCTCGGAGACGCGCCCGTCTTCGATGTACAGGATCTTGGTCGCGCGCCGGATCGTCGAGAGGCGGTGGGCGATGATCAGCGTCGTGCGGCCCGGCAAGATCCGGTCCAGGGCCTGTTCGATCAGTGCCTCGGAGTGCGAGTCCAGCGCGCTGGTCGCCTCGTCGAGGATCAGGATGCGGGGGTCGCGCAGGATCGCGCGCGCGATCGCGATGCGTTGGCGCTGGCCGCCCGAGAGACGGATGCCCCGCTCGCCGACGACGGTCGCGTAGCCGTCGGAGAGCCGCTGCACGAACTCGTCGGCATTGGCCTCTCGGGCCGCCGCCAGCACTTCGTCGTCGCGCGCGTCGAGCCGTCCGTAGCGGATGTTGTCGGCGATCGTCCCGTTGAAGAGCTGCGTCTCCTGCGGCACGATCGCGATCGCGCCGCGCAGGTCGGCCAGCCGCAGCCGCGCCGTGTCGATCCCGTCGAGCGTGATCCGGCCGCGCTGCGGTTCGTAGAAGCGCGGCACGAGGTTGACGATCGTGCTCTTGCCGGCGCCCGACGGGCCGACCAGCGCGACCACTTCGCCGCGCAGCATCTCGGCCGAGAAGTCGTGCAGCACCCAGCGATCCTCGTCGTACGCGAAACCCACTCGCTCGAAGCGCACGTCGCCGCGCACGGCGGGCAGCGCGATCGCGTCGGGCGGATCGGCGTGTTCGGTCGGCATGTCGAGGATCTCGAACACGCGCCCCGCACCGACGAACGCGCGCGCGAAGTCGGCGAAGAAGATCGAGAAGCGGTTCATCGGGTTGATGAGCAAGCTCATCGCCGTCCAGAACTCGAACGCTTGTGAGGGAGTGAGCCGGCCGATCGTCACCTCGCGCGCGGTCAACGCGATGATGGCGCACAGGGCCAGCATGATGATCAGCGCCAGCACCGGGGCCTGCGTCTGGTTGAACTGCGTGACCTTCATGTAGGCGCCGAAGTAGCGCTCGTTGGCGTCGCTGAAGCGCTTGCGCTCGAAGTCCTCGCGGCCGAACGCCTTGACGACGCGCTCGTTGGCCAGCACCTCGATCAGGGTGCTGGAGAGGTCGGCTACCCGTTCTTGCGAGCGCCGCGTCCCAGCCACGATCAGCGCGTTGAAGCGGCCGACGACCCACGCGATGATCGGCGCGATGATGAACAGCAGCACCGAGAGGAACCAGTCGAGGTCGATCATGTAGATCAACGAGGCGACGAAGGTCACCGCCGTGGTGATGAACTGCGGCAGCGAGATCGAGATCGCGTCGATCAGCAACGTCAGATCGGACGCCAACCGCGCCTGCAGCTCGCCCGGGCGCCAGCGGTCGAAGTCGCGCAGCGGCATGCGGGTGATGCGCTCGAACATCCGGGCCCGGAAGTTCGCGACCATCCGCTGACCGCTGTAAGCCGTCAGGTACGCCTGCCCGTACGAGGCGGCGTTCCCGATGACTTGCGAGACCACGATCAGCGCGATGACCCACCCGACCACGTTCCAGTGCGGGGTCGGGATCAGGATGTCGCTGCGCAGATAGCCGGCGACCTTGGCGAGCGTGAGCGGCGCGACGCCGGCGACGATCCCCAGGAACGTGCCGACGGCCAGCCGCCCATAAAACGGCCGCGCCTCGCGGAGCAAGCGCCGAAGGGTCGGGTTCACCGCGAAACCTTCGCCGCCGACCGCCGGTACCTTCGACGCGAGTTCACCGCCAACGAGGTGGCCATCTCAACCGTGGATTGTTTCTTCCATCACGCCGTCCCGTCGGTCGCCCAATGCACGGGCTGCCGCAAACCCATCTGCGCGACTTGCCGCGATGCGCAAGGTCAATGCCCCAGCTGCGTGCTGGCGGCCAAGATCGACGCGGCCCGCCGGCCGACCATGATCAACGGCGGGGTCGGGCCGTCGCAGGGTGCCTGGCAAGCGGGCCAGGACCAGCCGGGCTGGGGCGCTCCGCCGCCGCAGCCGCCCCCGCCGCGCGTCTCGCCGGCGACCGCCGTCGCGACGGTCCGCCCGGAGACGCGCGCCTTCGTCGCGCTCAGCTACCCGTTCTGGCCGCTGGCGCTCCTGGCGCTGCTCGACGCCCGCGGCTCGCGCTTCGTGCGCCGTCAGGCCTGGCAAGCGCTGGGGTTCAACTTCGGGGGCTACGGCCTGGCCGCGTTCCTGACCGCGGTCTCGTCGCTGCCGATCATCGGCTGGAGCGCGTGGCCGCTGCTGCCGTTCATCGTCCCGGTGATGGTCGTGGCCAGCGTCGTCTACGCCTTCCGGGTCTGGCAAGGCGACGACGTCAGCGTCCCGATCGTCAGCGAGTGGGTCGACTCCCGCCTCCCGGCCTAGTCACGCGCGCACGCCGCGCGCCGTCGCGATCCAGGCTTCGACCTCGTCGACGGTGCGCGGAATCGCCGCCGAGAGCACCTCGTAGCCGGTCTCGGTGACGACGACGTCGTCCTCGATGCGCACGCCGATCCCGCGGTAGCGTGCCGGCACCGTCAGATCGTCGAGCTGGAAGTACAAACCCGGCTCGACGGTCAGCACCATTCCGGGCTCGAGCTTGCCGAACCGATACGTCTCGGCGCGCGCCTGCGCGCAGTCGTGGACGTCGAGCCCGAGCATGTGGCTCACGCCGTGCAGCGTGTAGCGCTTGTAGAACTGGTTCTCGTCGCGCAAC
Proteins encoded in this window:
- a CDS encoding flagellar hook-basal body complex protein FliE, whose amino-acid sequence is MDYASAISKVIPGTFAPDMGTTSKVDETPNVSAIPGGPAATGSSDGASFKDTLSKMISDVNDKLNTSDAASRDLATGKTNDLQGVVSKVEEANLAANYLLSVRSKLITAYNTISQMQV
- the flgC gene encoding flagellar basal body rod protein FlgC, with protein sequence MYDSIEVSASALSAERLAMDTIANNIANANTTRTPEGGAFKRQLVVFAQKPESTSRDNAMTSSDGFSSFGAMGTPDSVMSDDSSSAQAGVEVTQIVPDQSPDRLVYDPGNPDADGQGYVHYPNVEVVKEMVDMMAASRAYEANVTAIQEARTQGNATLGLLKS
- the flgB gene encoding flagellar basal body rod protein FlgB, which produces MPKVKVMGDSISFSPTVDMLKDAVRGAGQTHTVIANNIANVNTPNFQRSDVSFKEALAAMEPGDDADPDELQLVTTDPQMISTGPSQDPQPFQITTTVDHSTQMRVDGSNVDIDQEMAKLSLNSSYQQTISQLLQVQYTRVRQAIEEQA
- a CDS encoding TMEM175 family protein, with the protein product MGAEYLRVAGKNVDRLAALSDGVFAFAMTLLVLDLRVPPVEHVHSEGDLLGALAALGPRAVTVVLSFLTLGIFWVGQQAQLNLLERTDQRLTWIHLAFLLAVTAVPFSTALLGTFIGYRTALITYWLVILLLGLVLLAAWTYTEHAGLVKDEVEPSVRQAVRRRIVLAQALYAVGAALCVPGTAWSITFIYLLQLNYALAPRIRPLSRL
- a CDS encoding ABC transporter ATP-binding protein, with protein sequence MNPTLRRLLREARPFYGRLAVGTFLGIVAGVAPLTLAKVAGYLRSDILIPTPHWNVVGWVIALIVVSQVIGNAASYGQAYLTAYSGQRMVANFRARMFERITRMPLRDFDRWRPGELQARLASDLTLLIDAISISLPQFITTAVTFVASLIYMIDLDWFLSVLLFIIAPIIAWVVGRFNALIVAGTRRSQERVADLSSTLIEVLANERVVKAFGREDFERKRFSDANERYFGAYMKVTQFNQTQAPVLALIIMLALCAIIALTAREVTIGRLTPSQAFEFWTAMSLLINPMNRFSIFFADFARAFVGAGRVFEILDMPTEHADPPDAIALPAVRGDVRFERVGFAYDEDRWVLHDFSAEMLRGEVVALVGPSGAGKSTIVNLVPRFYEPQRGRITLDGIDTARLRLADLRGAIAIVPQETQLFNGTIADNIRYGRLDARDDEVLAAAREANADEFVQRLSDGYATVVGERGIRLSGGQRQRIAIARAILRDPRILILDEATSALDSHSEALIEQALDRILPGRTTLIIAHRLSTIRRATKILYIEDGRVSETGTHESLLAAGGRYATLHAAQFGR